A region from the Rheinheimera mangrovi genome encodes:
- a CDS encoding type III pantothenate kinase: MELLLDIGNSRSKARLHDVGLLTEIQLENISAEQWSSITAVYCASVAADSRVLAIRDQIPPAIPFIQIRSEAEAFGVTNSYQQPDLLGVDRWLALVAAAELCTNADLLIADAGTALTIDWLSAAGVHQGGWILAGQKLQQEAVLSKTAKVFSAELETEQLSPATDTATALYQGAIAALVGAIRQAWAIKPTQLIILTGGDALLLQKYLTDLPVRLEPQLIFQGLARYIQPN, from the coding sequence ATGGAATTATTACTGGATATAGGCAATAGCCGAAGCAAAGCCCGTTTACATGATGTTGGTTTGCTTACGGAAATTCAGCTGGAAAACATCAGTGCAGAGCAGTGGTCGTCAATCACTGCTGTGTATTGCGCCAGTGTTGCAGCAGACAGCCGGGTACTGGCAATACGTGATCAAATCCCGCCTGCAATTCCTTTTATCCAAATCCGCAGTGAAGCTGAGGCATTTGGGGTGACCAACAGTTATCAGCAGCCAGATTTATTGGGCGTCGACCGTTGGCTGGCTTTAGTGGCGGCAGCAGAGTTGTGCACGAATGCAGATCTGCTAATAGCTGACGCAGGTACAGCCTTAACCATTGATTGGTTAAGCGCTGCGGGTGTGCATCAGGGCGGATGGATTTTGGCTGGGCAAAAACTGCAGCAAGAAGCGGTGTTAAGCAAAACAGCCAAAGTATTTTCAGCAGAGCTGGAAACAGAGCAGTTATCACCTGCAACTGATACCGCCACAGCTTTATATCAAGGCGCTATTGCTGCTTTAGTCGGTGCTATTCGTCAAGCATGGGCAATTAAGCCAACCCAACTGATTATTTTAACGGGTGGTGATGCGCTGCTTCTGCAAAAATACCTGACCGATCTGCCTGTTCGGCTCGAACCTCAATTGATCTTTCAGGGATTAGCCCGTTATATTCAGCCGAATTGA